One segment of Micromonospora parathelypteridis DNA contains the following:
- a CDS encoding TetR/AcrR family transcriptional regulator, with protein MTRALTRKGEATRARIVAGAAAEIRERGVDEVRLEDVMAHTGTSKGQLFHYFPDGKEELLLAVAQHEADQVLSDQEPMLSNLTSWPAWLAWRDRLIERYLAQGVKCPLNGLLGQTGRRAPGAQAVVTGLMWRWQKAITEGIRHMQSTGDIAAAVDAERAAAALLAGIQGGVLLLLSTGKIDHLEAALDLTIDSLRASARVGTQERYVND; from the coding sequence ATGACACGGGCGTTGACCCGCAAGGGCGAGGCGACCCGGGCGCGGATCGTCGCCGGCGCGGCCGCCGAGATCCGGGAGCGCGGCGTCGACGAGGTACGCCTCGAGGACGTGATGGCCCACACCGGCACCAGCAAGGGTCAGCTCTTCCACTACTTCCCCGACGGTAAGGAGGAGTTGCTGCTCGCGGTGGCCCAGCACGAGGCCGACCAGGTGCTCAGCGACCAGGAGCCGATGCTGAGCAACCTGACGTCCTGGCCGGCCTGGCTGGCGTGGCGCGACCGGCTCATCGAGCGTTACCTCGCCCAGGGTGTGAAGTGCCCACTCAACGGTCTGCTCGGTCAGACCGGCCGGCGTGCGCCGGGCGCGCAGGCCGTGGTGACCGGGCTCATGTGGCGGTGGCAGAAGGCGATCACCGAGGGCATCCGGCACATGCAGTCGACCGGCGACATCGCCGCAGCGGTGGACGCCGAACGCGCCGCCGCGGCGCTGCTGGCCGGCATCCAGGGCGGCGTGCTGCTGCTGCTCTCCACCGGAAAGATCGACCATCTTGAGGCGGCCCTCGACCTCACCATCGACTCCCTGCGGGCGAGCGCCCGGGTCGGGACGCAGGAAAGGTACGTCAATGACTGA
- the araD gene encoding L-ribulose-5-phosphate 4-epimerase AraD: MSTAGSTDLRAAVLAANRLIPQAGLAALTWGNVSGVDRDAGIYVIKPSGVAYEDLSVDLLVPVDLETGQVVAGELKPSVDSETHRAFYLQWPSVGGVTHTHSTHAVAFAQARRDVPVLGTTHADTFAGPIRVTRDLTADECAHEYELNTGRAIIELIGGETEALANPVALAANHGPFTWAANPLKSVENAIVCEAVAEMALKTLSLNPTADAPQWLLDRHFTRKHGAGAYYGNQLPEQRRP, from the coding sequence ATGAGTACGGCCGGATCCACCGACCTACGTGCCGCAGTCCTCGCCGCGAACCGCCTCATCCCCCAAGCCGGCCTCGCCGCGCTGACGTGGGGCAACGTGAGCGGGGTCGACCGGGACGCGGGCATCTACGTGATCAAGCCTTCCGGCGTGGCATATGAGGACCTCTCGGTCGACCTTCTCGTCCCGGTGGATCTGGAGACCGGCCAGGTCGTCGCCGGAGAGCTCAAGCCTTCCGTCGACAGCGAAACCCACCGGGCGTTCTACCTGCAATGGCCGTCCGTCGGCGGGGTGACGCACACCCACTCGACGCACGCCGTCGCCTTCGCCCAGGCCCGCCGGGACGTACCGGTGCTCGGCACCACGCATGCCGACACCTTCGCCGGCCCGATCCGGGTCACCCGGGACCTGACGGCCGACGAATGTGCCCATGAATACGAGCTCAACACGGGGCGCGCGATCATCGAGCTCATCGGGGGAGAAACCGAGGCGCTGGCCAACCCGGTCGCCCTCGCCGCCAACCACGGCCCCTTCACCTGGGCGGCGAACCCACTGAAATCTGTGGAGAACGCGATCGTCTGCGAGGCGGTCGCCGAGATGGCCCTGAAGACGCTGTCCCTGAACCCCACCGCCGACGCACCACAGTGGCTGCTCGACCGCCATTTCACCCGCAAGCACGGCGCGGGCGCCTACTACGGCAACCAGCTCCCGGAACAGCGCCGGCCCTGA
- a CDS encoding alpha/beta hydrolase, with translation MPEIIAFVVGAFALVVLAVAGLYLWPVRRRGLSIAPAQPLDFDTATRVAEAVIAADAADAEVRPESRSRLLSHGSRTGRVVLLLHGYTLAPEQYDGLAEEFFDRGYNVWIPRAPQHGTVDRRAHHRVQTGELTAYAAQALDVAAGLGDEVGIVGISGGAVLATWLAQTRVDVVRRLLLLSPFFGPDPRQAPAFAVKPLIVLYGRRILPDRVTSRGYSLSAVTQYLTIARGLPKPRSTGLRSAAVAISPLDGVVDLAAAVNVPRRIADANAIPLRVHTLPETLGVGHNILNLTALGAEGAEVRRRYIALYEGDPAPTSPLARTSSADE, from the coding sequence ATGCCGGAGATCATCGCGTTCGTCGTCGGCGCGTTTGCGCTGGTCGTGCTGGCGGTCGCCGGGCTGTATCTCTGGCCGGTACGCCGCCGTGGGCTGTCGATCGCGCCGGCGCAACCGCTCGATTTCGACACCGCCACCCGCGTCGCCGAGGCCGTCATCGCGGCCGACGCGGCGGATGCAGAGGTCCGCCCGGAGTCGCGCAGCCGCTTGTTGAGCCACGGCTCGCGGACCGGCAGGGTCGTGCTGCTGCTGCACGGATACACGCTCGCGCCCGAGCAGTACGACGGACTGGCCGAGGAGTTCTTCGACCGTGGGTACAACGTCTGGATTCCGCGGGCTCCCCAGCACGGGACCGTCGACCGCCGGGCCCACCACCGGGTCCAGACCGGTGAACTGACCGCGTACGCCGCGCAGGCGTTGGACGTCGCGGCGGGCCTCGGAGACGAGGTGGGCATCGTGGGGATCTCCGGCGGCGCGGTGCTCGCCACCTGGCTGGCCCAGACCCGGGTCGACGTCGTACGCCGTCTGCTGTTGTTGTCGCCGTTCTTCGGCCCGGATCCTCGCCAGGCGCCGGCCTTCGCGGTGAAACCACTCATCGTGTTGTACGGGCGCCGCATCCTCCCGGATCGCGTCACGTCGCGCGGCTACTCCCTCTCCGCCGTCACCCAGTACCTGACGATCGCGCGTGGTCTGCCGAAACCACGAAGCACCGGTCTGCGGAGCGCGGCGGTCGCCATCAGCCCGCTCGACGGTGTGGTGGACCTGGCGGCGGCGGTCAACGTGCCACGCCGGATCGCCGACGCGAACGCGATCCCGCTCCGGGTCCACACCCTGCCGGAGACATTGGGTGTCGGCCACAACATCCTCAACCTCACCGCGCTCGGCGCCGAGGGGGCCGAGGTACGCCGGCGGTACATCGCGCTCTACGAGGGCGATCCGGCGCCGACGTCCCCACTAGCCCGGACGTCCAGCGCCGACGAGTGA
- a CDS encoding alpha/beta fold hydrolase — protein MTDDENRPPLVLLHGLTFDRRQWNPVRRELAVIDPARQVLTLDLPGHGESPRRASYRMAEVAEVVHGQVTEAGLAEPVVVGHSVGAVVATAYAARYPVRGVVNLDQILLPGPFGVAVRQAEPALRGADWRRVWDGMLAGMGIESLPAEAREIVTTATDPRPDLLLGYWDEILHGSDEGIAIERHRDLRSIGGRGIPYRWVTSSEPPARYLAWLTEALPEVVVTVLPGSHFPHLAEPATIARLLGGS, from the coding sequence ATGACTGACGACGAGAACCGGCCGCCGTTGGTGCTGCTGCACGGCCTCACGTTCGACCGGCGACAGTGGAACCCGGTGCGGCGCGAGCTCGCGGTGATCGATCCTGCGCGGCAGGTCCTCACCCTCGACCTGCCCGGCCACGGAGAATCACCACGGCGGGCCTCCTACCGGATGGCGGAGGTCGCCGAGGTGGTGCACGGGCAGGTGACCGAGGCGGGTCTCGCCGAGCCGGTCGTGGTGGGACATTCGGTCGGCGCGGTGGTCGCCACGGCGTACGCGGCCCGCTACCCGGTGCGTGGGGTGGTGAATCTGGACCAGATTCTGCTGCCCGGACCATTCGGTGTGGCCGTACGCCAAGCCGAGCCGGCCCTGCGGGGAGCGGACTGGCGGCGGGTGTGGGACGGGATGCTGGCCGGGATGGGCATCGAGTCGCTACCGGCCGAGGCGCGCGAGATCGTGACGACCGCGACCGATCCTCGGCCGGACCTGTTGCTGGGCTACTGGGATGAGATCCTGCACGGGTCCGACGAGGGAATTGCCATCGAGCGGCACCGCGATCTGCGGTCCATCGGCGGGCGGGGGATCCCCTACCGCTGGGTGACCTCGTCCGAACCGCCGGCACGTTACCTGGCCTGGCTGACGGAGGCCCTGCCGGAGGTCGTGGTGACCGTGCTACCCGGTAGCCACTTCCCACACCTGGCGGAGCCCGCGACGATCGCCCGGCTGCTGGGCGGGAGCTGA
- a CDS encoding aldo/keto reductase, translating into MNHYYLLGRSGLRVSRLALGTMNFGVDGFHAAYGKTEEEAEPIFRQYLEAGGNFIDTADFYTAGESEKILGRLIARAGVRDRLVLTSKATNTVDPTDPNASGNGRKHIMRAVEASLSRLGTDYLDLYLLHTWDRITPVEEVVHTLDDLVRAGKIRYAGLSDVPAWYAARAQSYAEAHGLAPMINVQLPYSLVSRGIEAEFVSMSQTLGMGLTAWSPIGGGLLSGKYRRTDDGMSGTGRLTNPDAAGREISPGDWKVIEALESVAADLGRSMAQVAINWVATQPAVASVIVGASSPEQLASNFGALDFEIPADARRRIEEASAPNLGLPYAMFTPQYQSWVVSPGLGIGDKPAGYSPPVFNGASEPTK; encoded by the coding sequence ATGAACCACTACTACCTACTCGGGCGGTCCGGTCTGCGGGTCAGCCGGCTGGCGCTGGGCACCATGAACTTCGGCGTGGACGGGTTCCACGCCGCGTACGGCAAGACCGAGGAGGAGGCGGAGCCGATCTTCCGCCAGTATCTGGAGGCGGGCGGGAACTTCATCGACACGGCGGACTTCTACACCGCCGGGGAGAGCGAGAAGATCCTCGGCCGCCTGATCGCGCGGGCCGGCGTCCGCGATCGGCTCGTGCTCACCAGCAAGGCCACCAACACCGTCGACCCGACCGACCCGAACGCCAGCGGCAACGGCCGCAAGCACATCATGCGGGCCGTGGAAGCGTCGCTGAGCCGGCTCGGCACCGACTACCTCGACCTGTACCTGCTGCATACCTGGGACCGGATCACCCCGGTCGAGGAGGTCGTGCACACCCTCGACGACCTGGTACGCGCCGGCAAGATCCGGTATGCCGGACTCTCCGACGTGCCGGCCTGGTACGCGGCCCGGGCGCAGAGCTACGCCGAGGCGCACGGGTTGGCTCCAATGATCAACGTGCAGCTCCCGTACTCCCTGGTCAGCCGGGGCATCGAGGCGGAGTTCGTGTCGATGTCGCAGACCCTGGGGATGGGGCTCACCGCGTGGAGCCCGATCGGCGGCGGGCTGCTCAGCGGCAAGTACCGGCGGACCGACGACGGCATGAGCGGGACCGGCCGGTTGACCAACCCCGACGCGGCGGGTCGGGAGATCAGCCCCGGCGACTGGAAGGTCATCGAGGCGCTGGAGAGCGTGGCCGCCGACCTGGGGCGCAGCATGGCCCAGGTCGCGATCAACTGGGTCGCCACCCAGCCCGCCGTCGCCTCGGTGATCGTCGGGGCGAGCAGCCCCGAGCAGCTCGCCAGCAACTTCGGCGCGCTCGACTTCGAGATCCCGGCCGACGCCCGTCGCCGAATCGAGGAGGCCAGCGCCCCGAACCTCGGGCTGCCGTACGCCATGTTCACTCCGCAGTACCAGTCCTGGGTGGTGAGCCCCGGTCTCGGTATCGGCGACAAGCCGGCGGGCTACTCCCCTCCCGTGTTCAACGGCGCGTCTGAGCCCACCAAGTGA